GAGGTATATTGCCATTCCATACTTTTGGTCAGCTTGCTTTTCTGGTCTGAAGCAATTACACCATTTCTGATCACCTCATCCGGATTTACAGTGATTTTGAAATTTTTAGTTGGCAAATAGTTAGCATACTCGCCATTTTGGTATTGCATCATGATTTGTTTATCATCAGATGTGATAAAATCAAATACCTCTTTTAACTCTACAGGTCCGGCAATTTTCTGATCATTGTAATAAATAACATCTCTGACACCTTCCTTATACTTGTCATAAGGCATAGTAATAGGCAAGGGGGCTGATTGGTTCATTTTCTGCTGCATTTGATGTATATACCAGTCGGTGCCCAGAAGACTCAGGTTAACCGTACGAACATCAGGCCTTATCCCTTCAACTTCCTGAGCGTACCATAATGGGTAGGTATCATTGTCACCATAGGTAAACAAAATCGCATTTGGAGGGCAAGAAATAAGGTAGTCATAAGCCATATCACGAGCTACCCATTTAGTGGATCGGTCATGGTCTTTCCATTCCTTACTGGCTAACACTACCGGTGCCACCAAAAGACAAATAACAGTTGAACCAATAGCGGCAGCTTTAGCATTAATGAATTTACGGACGAACTCTGCAATGGCAATAACACTGAGTCCTATCCAAATGGCAAAGGCATAAAAGGAACCTACGTACGAATAATCCCGTTCCCTGGGCTGTATTGAAGGTTGATTAACATACAATACAATAGCTAAGCCAGTGAAAAAGAATAGTAAGAAAACAACCAGGGCATCTTTCTGTTTACGCTTAATATGATAATAAACTCCGATCAGACCTAAAATTAATGGCAACGCATATAATGGAGTATAAGTTATGCCATTAACTACTGATTTTGGCAGATGTCTGCCACCGTCGAAGATACCGCTTGTCCAGTTACCATCAATGCCACCACTATCTGTTTGTCCATCATTGTCATTATAACGCCCCACAAAATTCCACAAAAAGTATCGCCAATACATTTGGTTCATCTGCCAGCTAAACATCCATTTCATGTTCTCTACAAAGTTTGGAGATTTATCATCAGGAATCTGCAACCAGGCTTTATAAAACTGAACATCCTGTGGACTGGTACTATACATACGCGGTAAAAAGGTAGTACGATCGTAAACCGACTCAATCTTGCGTCCGGCATTTTCATACTGTGTTTTTCCTTTTCGGTAAATGATGTCGCCTTCTTTTTGCTCGATAATTTTCGAATCATAATATGGGCCGGTTAACAGTGGATTTTCTCCGTATTGGATCCGGTTAAGGTAACCATATAGCGTAAATGCATTATCAGGATGAGAGTTATTCAAATGAGGATTTGCAGCAGCCCTGATAGGGATATAAGCAAATGAACCATAGCCAAAATAAATGAAGGCAATACACAATAGCGCCAGGTTAAGCTTTGGTTTTTTATTTCGGATGCTATATACAATACCCCATACAATCGCTGCAACAAGTAATAATATAAAGAAAAATGCACCAGTACCAAAGCTCAAACCAAGTGAATTCACAAAGAAAAGGTCAAAATATGCAGCAAGTTTTATAGTATATCCCCGGATGCCATACTGTACAAAACCCAGTATTGCAACCCCGGTTAGGAAAGCCCAAATACCATTTTTTACAGTGATGTTTTTACTCCTTCGGAAGAAATACACCATTGCGATTGCCGGAATAGTTAACAAGTTCAGTAAATGAATACCTATGGACAGTCCCATGATGTAAGCAATGAAAACAAGCCACTTATCAGACCGGGGCTCATCAGCAACAGCTTCCCACTTTAATATTGCCCAGAATACAATGGCCGTACACATGGAAGATAAGGCGAATACGATGGTTTCGACAGCCGAAAACCAGAACGTATCAGTGTAGGTAAATGCCAAAGCGCCAACCAGACCAGACCCCATAATCAGGATAAGATTTAACTGATCAACATCGTCACCGCGTTTATTGAGGAGCAGCTTTTTTGCAAGTGCAGTTATCGTCCAGAACAAAAACATAATGGTTACACCACTAGCTATTGCTGAGCCCATATTCATAAAGTAAGCTACCTTAGTTTCATCACCGAGTGACAACAGCGAAAACATTTTACCTAACATGGCAAATACAGGATATCCGGGTTGATGGGCTATCTGTAAGCGATAAGCGCATGAAATGAACTCGCCACAATCCCAAAAACTTACGGAAGGCTCTAAGGTTAAAATGTAGGTAGTAGAAGCGATAACGAAACAAAGCCAACCTAACAGATTATTGATTTTTTTGTATTGCATTTATAAAGGTTTTTTTATGCCAGTTTAAATATCAGTATTTTATAGTTAACTATTAAAGAAACTATACCACATTAAAAAATTCTAATGTGTAATTAACTCAGGTTACGCGGTAAAAGCCGAATATTCGGAATTGCATTTTTAAATAATTTCCTACTTTTACATCGTGAAACTATTTGCATTCCTATTATCCATTTTCGTGCTTTTTCTGACCACAGTGCCTTGTTGTGCTTTGGAAGGTAACAAGAGGCATCAAGAAGAGCAGAAGCAGAAGAATTGCGATGAAAATGAAAAAGACTGCTGTAAGTGCTGTTCACCATTTTATGTTTGTGGTACGTGCGTCGGTTTTACAATAAATGTCTGTTCGGCTGTTACCTTTGCAGTAGTTTTAAAACCGGTTCTACATGGTAGTATTTATCTTCCTATAGAACTTAGCCAAAGTTTTTCGGTAATCTGGCAGCCGCCTAAATTAAGTTAATTTTTATTACAGTCTCTTTTAGACTGATTTTATTGGAATTACTTAATTACAAATACAACATGAAGAAATTAGTTGTGCTTATTGCAGTACTGTTTTTTACAGCTGCTGTCTATGCCCAAAATACTTATAAAGCGGTCATCAAAGACGCAAAAACAAAACAAATTATCCCCGGAGTCACCGTAAAGATATATGGATCAAATATAGGCTCAGTTTCGGGTGCTGACGGATTGGTTACCTTAAATAATATACCCTCCGGCAAGCAGGTTATCCAGTTCAGTTACGTTGGTTTTAAAACCGAAACAGATACTTTAATTTTTCCATTGGTACAAGCTGTACCATTGGAGATTAATCTTGAAACTGCTGAAGATGGCGAAAAGCTTGACGAAGTTATGGTTTCAGCAACAAGAAGTAGCAGGACTATAGCCAATATCCCTACCAGAATAGAAGTGATATCTGGCGAAGAATTAGAAGAAAAGGGTAATATGAAACCCGGCGATATACGTATGTTACTCGCAGAAAGCACAGGCATTCAAACACAACAAACTTCTGCAATTAGTGGAAATTCCAGTATCCGTATTCAAGGGCTGGATGGGAAATATACACAAATCATTCGCGATGGATTTCCTTTGTATTCAGGATTTTCAGGCGGATTGGGTTTACTCCAGACAGCCCCTTTAGATTTACAACAGGTAGAAGTCATTAAAGGTTCATCATCAACACTATATGGTGGTGGGGCTATAGCTGGCTTGGTAAATCTTGTCTCGAAGAAGCCAACAGATAAACGCCAACTCAATTTTCTTTTGAATGGAACTTCTGCTTTGGGACTTGATTTGAGTAGTTTCTATGCACAGAAATTTAAAAAAGTGGGCGCTACAATATATGCGGCTTATAATCATGGAACTGCCTATGATCCATCTGGTATTGGCTTAACTGCTATTCCTAAATTTGACCGCTTTACATTGAATCCTAAATTATTCATCTATTTTAATGAAGGTACTACACTTTCGGCCGCACTAAATACAACAATTGAAAAGCGAATAGGAGGCGATCTTGAATATATTAAAGGACATGGTAATGCGGCAAATAGTTACTTTGAAGAAAACAAAACCCAGCGGTACAGTACACAAGTAGAATTGGGCCATAAATTGAATGATAAAGAAAAGTTAGTTTTTCGTAATTCGATAAGCTACTATGATCGTGTTATTGGATTACCCGATTATCGTTTTTCAGGCTTACAGGTATCAACCTATACGGAAGCAAATTATTCACATAAAGCTGAAAGAGCGGATTGGGTATTAGGTGTTAACCTCCTCTCTGATCATTTTAAAGAGCATAAGAATAGCGATTTTGCATTAAGAAGTTACAACTACACTACTCTCGGTGTTTTTGCGCAAAACACTTTGAACCTAACGGAAAAGTTTACGATTGAATCCGGTATTCGTGGAGATTACCATAATGACTATGGTTTTTTCTTTTTACCTAAGGTTTCCGCTTTATGGAAAATCAATGAACATTTCTCAACCCGCTTAGGTGGTGGATTGGGATATAAAGCCCCCAGTGTATTCACTGAAGATGCTGAGCGTATTCAATTCAGAAATGTGCTCCCAATTGACGTAGCAAACACAAAAGCTGAACGTTCTTATGGAGCCAATTATGATGTGAACTACCGTACAAGCTTATTCGACGATAAAGTTGGATTTAGTATCAACCAGATGTTCTTTTACACCCGTATTAATAATCCAATACTGCTTGCCCCGACTACAATGGGTGATTTAGCCTATATCCAGCCAAATGGGAGATTGGACACCAAAGGCATGGAAACTAATGCAAAGATTACTTATGATGATTTCAAACTATTTATCGGATACACCTTTGCAGATGTTAACCAACAGGCCAATAATAGTGCTACAGTTTATCCATTGGTTTCTAAACACCGCCTAAACAATATCCTCATGTACGAAATTGAAGATAAATGGAAAATTGGCGCTGAAGCTTATTACTTTAGTAAGCAAAGATTGAATGATGGAACAGTAGGAAAAAGCTATTGGACAGCTGGCTTAATGATCGAAAAGATATGGGAACGTTTTTCCATTTTCGTCAATTTTGAAAATCTAACAGATACTCGTCAAACAAAGTTTGATACAATTTATACCGGATCAATTACAAATCCTGTTTTTAGGGATATTTATGCGCCTGTCGACGGATTTATTGTCAATGGGGGGATTAAATTTAAATTGTAAGGCTCCAGTTAAAGAGATTACGGTTCTGCAACAAGAAAAGGAGAGGGGCACACTTGTGTGATCCTTTCCTATTTAAAGTACGCCAACATAAACACTATCTCCAACTATCTTCCCATTGCCCGAATTGAAGTTCATGTAACAATGTAGGGTTTGGTTGAAGTAATGTGCAGGTATTTCGATAGTATAACTTTTTGCGTACCTGTTAACCGCGTTTAATAAAATAATGGCACTTCCCTCTGATGGACAATACACCAGAAAACTGGCCAGATCTGTAAACTGGCAATAGGCCGATTGGTTTTGTGGCAACCACCTAAAGGTTATTTTTTCTCCCTCCATTACCAACTGCGGCATTTCCGGTGCAACGATATGCCCTCTGCTGTATATTATTTTTGGATAGTTGATCAGCCATGCTTCTCCATCCTTAACAAATGCATGTTTATAATTGTAAGAGAAGGCTGCATTTACCTCGGTATTATGCTTTACGTATTGGTTAAAGCCGATATTGACCAGTTTGTCTATCGTACTCAAAAAGCCATTCAGTAAGCCGAGTTTAACTTGCGTTTCAAGTTGCTTTGATGTTGCCGGTTTCGTACTTTTATGAGGTAGAGCAGAAATCAGGTTCTGTCC
This is a stretch of genomic DNA from Candidatus Pedobacter colombiensis. It encodes these proteins:
- a CDS encoding DUF2723 domain-containing protein; the protein is MQYKKINNLLGWLCFVIASTTYILTLEPSVSFWDCGEFISCAYRLQIAHQPGYPVFAMLGKMFSLLSLGDETKVAYFMNMGSAIASGVTIMFLFWTITALAKKLLLNKRGDDVDQLNLILIMGSGLVGALAFTYTDTFWFSAVETIVFALSSMCTAIVFWAILKWEAVADEPRSDKWLVFIAYIMGLSIGIHLLNLLTIPAIAMVYFFRRSKNITVKNGIWAFLTGVAILGFVQYGIRGYTIKLAAYFDLFFVNSLGLSFGTGAFFFILLLVAAIVWGIVYSIRNKKPKLNLALLCIAFIYFGYGSFAYIPIRAAANPHLNNSHPDNAFTLYGYLNRIQYGENPLLTGPYYDSKIIEQKEGDIIYRKGKTQYENAGRKIESVYDRTTFLPRMYSTSPQDVQFYKAWLQIPDDKSPNFVENMKWMFSWQMNQMYWRYFLWNFVGRYNDNDGQTDSGGIDGNWTSGIFDGGRHLPKSVVNGITYTPLYALPLILGLIGVYYHIKRKQKDALVVFLLFFFTGLAIVLYVNQPSIQPRERDYSYVGSFYAFAIWIGLSVIAIAEFVRKFINAKAAAIGSTVICLLVAPVVLASKEWKDHDRSTKWVARDMAYDYLISCPPNAILFTYGDNDTYPLWYAQEVEGIRPDVRTVNLSLLGTDWYIHQMQQKMNQSAPLPITMPYDKYKEGVRDVIYYNDQKIAGPVELKEVFDFITSDDKQIMMQYQNGEYANYLPTKNFKITVNPDEVIRNGVIASDQKSKLTKSMEWQYTSNYITKDNLAMLDILAHNDWKRPICFTTTMNNENFIGLQPYLYKEGFIYHLIPLEKDTTIHNQLSKTNTMVMYNNIMNKFEFGNFKNARYLDHQSRSVYYPVMTSTFVDLMEGLMQEGRNDLALKALHKYDQQMPDIIPYYDYAGQKVFLAQLAFQLNDVAFGSKLINTVDKAVVDQLDYNYHLYTENKNNVDMREIQFSFQLLNAMADFTKKGKQIALSNKVQAQLNDYMKKFGN
- a CDS encoding TonB-dependent receptor, with protein sequence MKKLVVLIAVLFFTAAVYAQNTYKAVIKDAKTKQIIPGVTVKIYGSNIGSVSGADGLVTLNNIPSGKQVIQFSYVGFKTETDTLIFPLVQAVPLEINLETAEDGEKLDEVMVSATRSSRTIANIPTRIEVISGEELEEKGNMKPGDIRMLLAESTGIQTQQTSAISGNSSIRIQGLDGKYTQIIRDGFPLYSGFSGGLGLLQTAPLDLQQVEVIKGSSSTLYGGGAIAGLVNLVSKKPTDKRQLNFLLNGTSALGLDLSSFYAQKFKKVGATIYAAYNHGTAYDPSGIGLTAIPKFDRFTLNPKLFIYFNEGTTLSAALNTTIEKRIGGDLEYIKGHGNAANSYFEENKTQRYSTQVELGHKLNDKEKLVFRNSISYYDRVIGLPDYRFSGLQVSTYTEANYSHKAERADWVLGVNLLSDHFKEHKNSDFALRSYNYTTLGVFAQNTLNLTEKFTIESGIRGDYHNDYGFFFLPKVSALWKINEHFSTRLGGGLGYKAPSVFTEDAERIQFRNVLPIDVANTKAERSYGANYDVNYRTSLFDDKVGFSINQMFFYTRINNPILLAPTTMGDLAYIQPNGRLDTKGMETNAKITYDDFKLFIGYTFADVNQQANNSATVYPLVSKHRLNNILMYEIEDKWKIGAEAYYFSKQRLNDGTVGKSYWTAGLMIEKIWERFSIFVNFENLTDTRQTKFDTIYTGSITNPVFRDIYAPVDGFIVNGGIKFKL
- a CDS encoding DUF6266 family protein, producing MGILKSGILGGFRKKLGPAIGRRHMGQNLISALPHKSTKPATSKQLETQVKLGLLNGFLSTIDKLVNIGFNQYVKHNTEVNAAFSYNYKHAFVKDGEAWLINYPKIIYSRGHIVAPEMPQLVMEGEKITFRWLPQNQSAYCQFTDLASFLVYCPSEGSAIILLNAVNRYAKSYTIEIPAHYFNQTLHCYMNFNSGNGKIVGDSVYVGVL